The following proteins are co-located in the Chaetodon trifascialis isolate fChaTrf1 chromosome 14, fChaTrf1.hap1, whole genome shotgun sequence genome:
- the dact1 gene encoding dapper homolog 1 encodes MLPPAASRRGRAAADADAAALRSVRERLEATVSGLEELEYLRRRQEVLVRAALELREEEEEEEEEEEEEEERRRDAQLSSEERLLEENILLLRKQLNCLRRRDAGLITQLQELDRQISDLRLDAEASRDRPETDSRPSSGFYELSDGASGSLSNSSNSVFSECFCSMVDADGRLPSTDELASCLECDGLFGGLCDDSPSSGTVRRSLSAPHPPTLDPLSSVASCDSQSKYHCDLVARNGSDVYRYPSPLHAVAVQSPVFLQLLGPGGHSRDDRLVKSVEAGVEGLKPEPSPLSASVSAPLVPQSSSWPAPSSSSSQTPSHKRLDSYIYSLLQRRALPVRTSRPRTSISTDPSKSILRQASFCVRQVSGPCSGSGIGTLRGSDLKSSWPAGGASAESATISSPQRLWPVESKFEEQETQNNMMQHGFQVEARNKDVDTSVDNLLKKKSKRLLPPSAASTLPKDFRGLGSPKTNFSPKETQQPCYPPDQDLLLKAPLVKTQSATPNNSPKPLQAGQTEMVDRSVQETTSLGSSSQSQGEAGGEGGGSHMVNGKYIPAQQQNIRLCKGGTKNIKTVKVKTMTTMKTSRASEHNESMSDRRVDKSHRRSSSKKSWSLEDGGSVHMKVSKRAAGGGSAHGVSSSRIKRLPASIPEGRVLDKHTKSTLSSVRLGASRYHHHGNHHHNSGIHHHHGHHHHHGRDQVGIVAKPKYKRNDYRWLRAIMEVPYDEAFKRAQRRQRKELLRHSAAKVCLPCDGPLRSPYSYVAGSDSEYSAECASLFHSTIMDTSEDEKSNYTTNCFGDSESSEGEYVEESTTTSDTEESGGGGAGGGTGGMGRGRSQLGAAGSRTLGQEMTPAQAKAFIKIKASHNLKKKILRFRSGSLKLMTTV; translated from the exons ATGCTGCCGCCCGCCGCCTCCAGGCGGGGCAGAGCCGCCGCGGACGCGGACGCGGCGGCGCTGCGCTCGGTGCGGGAGCGGCTGGAGGCCACCGTGTCTGGGCTCGAGGAGCTGGAGTACCTGCGGCGGCGGCAGGAGGTGCTGGTCCGGGCCGCTCTGGAGCtccgggaggaggaggaggaggaggaggaggaggaggaggaggaggaggagcggcggAGGGACGCCCAGCTGAGTTCCgaggagaggctgctggaggagaacatcCTGCTGCTCAGGAAACAGCTG aactgtctgaggaggagggacgCCGGTCTCATCACTCAGCTACAGGAGCTGGACCGACAGATCAGCGACCTGCGACTGGACGCCGAGGCGTCACGTGACCGGCCAGAGACCGACAGCCGGCCCAGTTCAG gtttCTATGAGCTGAGTGACGGGGCGTCCGGCTCTCTCTCTAACTCGTCGAACTCTGTCTTCAGTGAGTGTTTCTGTTCGATGGTGGACGCTGATGGACGTCTCCCATCTACAG ATGAGCTCGCCAGCTGTTTGGAGTGTGATGGTTTGTTTGGAGGACTTTGTGATGACTCGCCTTCCTCTGGTACAGTCCGCCGCTCACTCTCAGCtcctcacccacccaccctggACCCTCTCTCTTCAGTGGCCTCCTGTGACTCCCAGTCTAAGTACCACTGTGACCTGGTTGCCCGAAATGGCAGCGATGTGTACCGCTACCCCAGCCCACTGCACGCCGTGGCCGTCCAGAGCCCCGTCTTCCTCCAGTTGTTGGGTCCTGGAGGTCACAGCAGAGATGACAGGCTTGTAAAAAGTGTTGAGGCTGGTGTTGAAGGACTCAAACCAGAACCTTCccctctttctgcttctgtttcagcTCCTCTTGTACCTCAAAGCTCCTCTTGGCCAgccccctcttcttcttcctcccaaACTCCTTCTCATAAACGACTGGACAGCTACATCTATAGTCTACTGCAGCGGAGGGCCCTGCCCGTCAGGACCAGCAGACCCAGGACCAGCATCAGCACTGACCCATCAAAGAGCATCCTGAGGCAGGCTAGTTTCTGTGTGAGGCAGGTGTCTGGTCCCTGCTCTGGGTCTGGTATAGGGACTCTGAGGGGGTCTGATCTTAAATCCTCCTGGCCAGCAGGAGGAGCATCAGCAGAAAGTGCTACCATCTCATCTCCTCAGAGGCTGTGGCCTGTGGAGAGTAAATTTGAGGAGCAGGAAACCCAAAATAACATGATGCAACATGGCTTCCAGGTGGAAGCGAGGAACAAGGACGTTGATACAAGCGTTGACAAtctgctgaaaaagaaaagcaaaaggcTTCTCCCTCCCTCAGCAGCGTCTACTCTGCCGAAAGACTTCAGGGGGCTGGGCAGTCCCAAAACTAACTTCTCCCCCAAAGAGACCCAGCAGCCATGTTACCCTCCTGACCAGGACCTGCTCCTCAAAGCTCCTCTTGTCAAAACTCAGTCAGCTACTCCCAACAACAGCCCCAAGCCTCTTCAAGCTGGCCAGACAGAGATGGTTGACAGGTCAGTGCAGGAGACAACCAGTCTAGGTTCTTCCTCCCAGAGTCAGggtgaagcaggaggagaaggaggagggagtcACATGGTTAACGGCAAGTACATCCCTGCCCAGCAGCAGAACATCAGACTCTGCAAAGGCGGCACCAAGAATATCAAGACTGTCAAGGTGAAGACCATGACGACAATGAAGACGAGTCGGGCGTCTGAACACAATGAGTCTATGTCAGACAGAAGAGTTGATAAATCCCACCGCAGGTCCAGCTCTAAAAAGTCATGGTCATTGGAAGATGGAGGCTCTGTCCACATGAAAGTCTCCAAGAGAGCAGCTGGTGGTGGCAGTGCACATGGGGTGTCCTCCTCTAGAATCAAGCGTCTCCCTGCATCCATCCCAGAAGGCCGAGTTCTGGACAAACACACCAAATCAACGCTTAGCAGCGTGCGATTGGGTGCATCCAGGTAtcatcaccatggaaaccacCACCATAACAGTGGTATCCACCACCATCACggtcaccatcatcaccatggaCGAGACCAGGTCGGGATTGTTGCCAAACCGAAGTACAAACGAAATGATTACCGGTGGTTACGTGCAATCATGGAGGTACCTTACGATGAGGCGTTCAAACGTGCTCAGCGGCGCCAAAGAAAGGAGCTTCTGAGGCATTCTGCAGCCAAGGTGTGCCTCCCCTGTGATGGGCCGTTGCGCAGCCCTTACTCCTATGTGGCAGGAAGTGACTCTGAGTATTCAGCCGAGTGCGCGTCACTCTTTCACTCCACCATCATGGACACCAGCGAGGACGAGAAGTCCAACTACACCACAAACTGCTTTGGAGACAGTGAGTCCAGTGAGGGGGAGTATGTGGAGGAGAGCACCACCACAAGTGATACTGAGgagagtggaggaggtggggctGGGGGTGGGACAGGTGGAATGGGCAGGGGGAGGAGCCAGTTAGGGGCAGCTGGGTCCCGGACGCTGGGGCAGGAAATGACTCCAGCTCAGGCAAAAGCCTTCATCAAGATCAAGGCCTCTCacaacctgaagaagaagatcCTTAGGTTCAGGTCAGGTTCTCTCAAACTCATGACCACCGTGTGA